Proteins from a genomic interval of Stenotrophomonas maltophilia R551-3:
- a CDS encoding ABC transporter ATP-binding protein: MSASASSLVQLSNVRIDRSGRTILRDVSLQVPKGSITAVLGPSGSGKSTLLAALTGELRPVAGEVTLFGKPIPHDSGALLEMRKSVGVLLQGNGLLTDLTVAENVALPLRTHTRLPTAVLRRLVQMKLHAVGLLAAADAWPRELSGGMARRVALARALALDPPLMIYDEPLTGLDPIASGVIMSLIQRLNHSLGLTSIIVSHHVHETLPICDQVIAIANGGIVFQGTPEALQSSQDPLLRQFLHGQPDGPIPFDAAPRARVA; encoded by the coding sequence ATGTCGGCTTCCGCCTCCAGTCTGGTGCAGTTATCCAACGTCCGCATCGACCGGAGCGGGCGCACGATCCTGCGCGACGTGTCGCTGCAGGTGCCCAAGGGCAGCATCACGGCGGTGCTCGGTCCGTCGGGCAGTGGCAAGTCGACCCTGCTGGCGGCGCTGACCGGCGAACTGCGCCCGGTCGCCGGCGAGGTCACCCTGTTCGGCAAGCCGATTCCGCACGACAGCGGCGCGCTGCTGGAAATGCGCAAGAGCGTGGGCGTGCTGCTGCAGGGCAATGGCCTGCTGACCGACCTCACCGTGGCCGAGAACGTGGCGCTGCCGCTGCGCACCCACACCCGCCTGCCCACTGCGGTACTGCGCCGGCTGGTGCAGATGAAACTGCATGCGGTGGGCCTGCTGGCCGCCGCCGATGCCTGGCCGCGCGAGCTGTCAGGTGGCATGGCGCGCCGCGTGGCGCTGGCCCGTGCACTGGCGCTGGACCCGCCGCTGATGATCTACGACGAGCCGCTGACCGGGCTGGACCCGATCGCCTCGGGGGTGATCATGAGCCTGATCCAGCGCCTCAACCACAGCCTGGGCCTGACCAGCATCATCGTCAGCCACCACGTGCACGAGACCCTGCCGATCTGCGACCAGGTGATCGCGATCGCCAATGGCGGCATCGTGTTCCAGGGCACGCCCGAGGCACTGCAGTCCAGCCAGGACCCGCTGCTGCGGCAGTTCCTGCACGGCCAGCCCGATGGCCCCATCCCGTTCGATGCCGCGCCGCGCGCGAGGGTCGCCTGA
- the mlaD gene encoding outer membrane lipid asymmetry maintenance protein MlaD has protein sequence MAIRGPRLEFSVGAFLLLALASLMVLAVASTNQRWSWGGEGYELKARFSQVGQLRKQAPVKIGGVTVGQVAAIDLDPVKFESIVTLRMDSKVKDLPADTSAGIFTSGLLGESYIGLQPGGDPDVLKPGEEIVFTQPAVDLIQLVGKYMFSGGAGGGAAPKPNDGAQAPATEPQP, from the coding sequence ATGGCCATCCGCGGTCCCAGACTTGAATTCTCTGTCGGCGCTTTCCTGCTGCTGGCCCTGGCCTCGCTGATGGTGCTGGCCGTGGCCTCGACCAACCAGCGCTGGAGCTGGGGTGGCGAAGGCTATGAACTCAAGGCCCGTTTCTCCCAGGTCGGCCAGCTGCGCAAGCAGGCGCCGGTGAAGATCGGCGGCGTCACCGTTGGCCAAGTCGCCGCGATCGACCTGGACCCGGTGAAGTTCGAATCGATCGTGACCCTGCGCATGGACAGCAAGGTCAAGGATCTGCCGGCCGACACTTCCGCCGGCATCTTCACCAGTGGTTTGCTGGGCGAGAGCTATATCGGTCTTCAGCCCGGCGGCGATCCGGACGTGCTCAAGCCCGGTGAGGAGATCGTCTTCACCCAGCCGGCGGTGGACCTGATCCAGCTGGTCGGCAAATACATGTTCAGTGGCGGCGCCGGTGGCGGCGCTGCTCCGAAGCCCAACGATGGCGCGCAGGCGCCTGCAACGGAACCGCAACCATGA
- the recB gene encoding exodeoxyribonuclease V subunit beta encodes MNTAIADKETQRMAGDPYLALPLDGIRLIEASAGTGKTFTLATLFTRLVVEQGLRIGQILAVTFTDAATQELRKRIRERLALAARLVDLEPAEGEAPDARLTRDVLQRHLQGGSESASALKRRLQVAADEIDLASIFTIHGFCTRVLREHALESGHTFDPPELLASDRELLEELAADLWRVHANDPATLEPLTWLWSNPDALAADLRALLGTPPLHPLPQPVTLADPHPALQSAAEALSASVREHGEQFFIDLCDAVDNKWINGVSYKLGWLHPLGRQLLAWAERGDPRELLASERLPALLPDGLADKTNKKFLDRTPSSLLQEPLARYVALLAERDAWLRATALNFLHALRAEATQRLQALKRTRRVQTYDDLIDGVALALEGPQRLTLVKQLRAQYRIALVDEFQDTDDRQWGIFHTVFGDSPEVRELGLAPALFLIGDPKQAIYGFRGGDIHTYLKAKQVAQQAPVLDQNFRSRPAVLRALQALYDNGGEDAFLERDIQFEPVRPGGVRIDEDYQRDGHAATALTLRVLRSGGDKAMSADASRDAATQACVAAIHQILVEARAGNAVLRGRPVQPGDIAVLVRSHREATLVQRALAAVGIPAVAAGKQSLFATSEARDLRALLLALLQPADEGRLRAVLATVLLGQRASAIAAMEREGDLQREFQAQLLHWRERWQRGGPFAVIADVCAAQGERLLALIDGERRLTNYLQLGELLQEASAQALGMHGLLDWLQGQMASADQDDEQQLLRLESDARRVQIITLHKSKGLEYPLVFLPFVGIDGGAPNTASHCTVHVGGQRQLHWKLDKDEAWEAASNQREREQRAEDARLLYVGLTRAEHALWIAVGDLAGLGKTRLAPLLGDLQALRAHADVHIDDSEAPAALPQLAAEVEGDLPAVRALTRRVPHDWWVYSFTQLAHADAGVGNDIEAAATELPAPAADEPAGPELPLEPALPEPTVAAEDSAPIDPRFMGSRFGNVLHEAMENVDFAAWGDWQPGLQAPEGQAEVLRKALHDEGYADADLDDGVAVLVPLVGHTLTVPLPEGGALHSLGEGERRAEIDFHFAIEPTTVPALLQVLHAHGVSSTRRGFGQRRRLEGLMTGMIDLTYVRDGRWYVLDYKSNRLPGYSPDLLAIAMRHSEYDLQALIYTVALHRWLRFRLGAAYDYERDMGGIRYLFCRGLDAAGNGVHVDRFPLALVDALDALFAGGEQAQAELAARARGASA; translated from the coding sequence ATGAACACCGCCATCGCAGACAAGGAAACCCAGCGCATGGCGGGCGATCCCTACCTGGCCCTGCCGCTGGACGGCATCCGCCTCATCGAAGCCAGCGCAGGCACCGGCAAGACCTTCACCCTGGCCACGTTGTTCACCCGCCTTGTGGTGGAGCAGGGCCTTCGCATCGGCCAGATCCTGGCGGTGACCTTCACCGATGCGGCCACCCAGGAACTGCGCAAGCGCATCCGTGAGCGCCTGGCGCTGGCCGCGCGCCTGGTCGATCTGGAACCGGCCGAGGGTGAAGCACCCGACGCGAGATTGACCCGCGACGTGCTGCAGCGTCATCTGCAGGGCGGCTCCGAGAGCGCCTCTGCATTGAAGCGCCGCCTGCAGGTGGCTGCCGACGAAATCGACCTGGCATCCATCTTCACCATCCACGGCTTCTGCACCCGCGTGCTGCGCGAGCATGCGCTGGAAAGCGGCCACACCTTTGATCCGCCGGAACTGCTGGCCAGCGATCGTGAACTGCTGGAGGAGCTGGCCGCTGATCTGTGGCGCGTGCATGCCAATGACCCGGCCACGCTGGAGCCGCTGACCTGGCTGTGGTCCAACCCGGACGCGCTGGCGGCCGATCTGCGCGCGCTGCTGGGCACGCCGCCACTGCACCCGTTGCCACAGCCGGTGACGCTGGCTGATCCACACCCGGCGCTGCAGAGCGCGGCCGAGGCACTGTCCGCAAGCGTGCGCGAACATGGCGAGCAGTTCTTCATCGACCTCTGCGATGCCGTCGACAACAAGTGGATCAACGGCGTGTCCTACAAGCTGGGCTGGCTGCACCCGCTGGGCCGACAGCTGCTGGCCTGGGCTGAGCGCGGCGACCCGCGCGAGCTGCTGGCCAGCGAGCGCCTGCCGGCGCTGCTGCCGGATGGGCTGGCCGACAAGACCAACAAGAAATTCCTCGACCGCACGCCGTCGTCGCTATTGCAGGAACCGTTGGCGCGCTATGTAGCGCTGCTGGCCGAACGCGATGCCTGGTTGCGTGCCACTGCATTGAATTTCCTGCACGCGCTTCGCGCCGAAGCCACGCAGCGCCTGCAGGCGCTGAAGCGCACGCGCCGGGTACAGACCTACGACGACCTGATCGATGGCGTGGCGTTGGCACTGGAAGGCCCGCAACGGTTGACGCTGGTGAAACAACTGCGTGCGCAGTACCGCATCGCGCTGGTCGATGAGTTCCAGGACACCGACGATCGCCAGTGGGGCATCTTCCACACCGTGTTCGGCGATTCGCCGGAGGTGCGTGAACTCGGCCTGGCGCCGGCGCTGTTCCTGATCGGCGACCCCAAGCAGGCGATCTACGGCTTCCGCGGCGGTGATATCCACACCTACCTGAAGGCCAAGCAGGTGGCGCAGCAGGCGCCGGTGCTGGACCAGAACTTCCGCTCACGCCCGGCGGTGCTGCGCGCGCTGCAGGCGCTGTACGACAACGGTGGCGAAGACGCCTTCCTCGAACGCGACATCCAGTTCGAGCCGGTGCGCCCCGGTGGCGTGCGCATCGACGAGGACTACCAGCGTGATGGCCATGCCGCCACGGCACTCACCCTGCGCGTGCTGCGCAGTGGCGGTGACAAGGCGATGAGTGCGGACGCCTCGCGTGATGCCGCGACCCAGGCCTGCGTGGCTGCGATTCACCAGATCCTGGTCGAGGCGCGTGCAGGCAATGCCGTGTTGCGTGGACGCCCGGTTCAACCCGGTGATATCGCGGTGCTGGTGCGCTCGCATCGCGAGGCCACGCTGGTGCAGCGCGCGCTGGCAGCGGTCGGCATTCCCGCCGTGGCGGCCGGCAAGCAGAGCCTGTTCGCCACCAGCGAAGCACGTGATCTGCGCGCGCTGCTGCTGGCGCTGCTGCAACCCGCCGACGAAGGCCGCCTGCGTGCGGTGCTGGCCACCGTGCTGCTTGGCCAGCGGGCCAGTGCGATAGCGGCGATGGAACGCGAGGGCGACCTGCAACGCGAGTTCCAGGCACAACTGCTGCACTGGCGTGAGCGCTGGCAGCGCGGCGGACCGTTCGCAGTGATCGCCGACGTCTGTGCCGCACAGGGCGAACGCCTGCTGGCGCTGATCGATGGCGAGCGCCGCCTGACCAATTACCTGCAGCTGGGCGAACTGCTGCAGGAAGCCTCGGCGCAGGCGCTGGGCATGCACGGCCTGCTGGATTGGCTGCAGGGGCAGATGGCCAGCGCCGATCAGGATGACGAGCAGCAGCTGCTGCGCCTGGAATCGGATGCGCGGCGCGTACAGATCATCACCCTGCACAAGAGCAAGGGCCTGGAGTATCCGCTGGTGTTCCTGCCCTTCGTCGGCATCGACGGCGGCGCACCGAACACCGCCTCGCACTGCACGGTGCACGTCGGTGGCCAGCGCCAGCTGCATTGGAAACTGGACAAGGACGAGGCCTGGGAAGCGGCCAGCAACCAACGTGAGCGCGAGCAGCGGGCCGAGGATGCGCGCCTGCTGTATGTGGGACTGACCCGTGCCGAGCATGCGCTGTGGATCGCCGTGGGTGATCTGGCCGGGCTCGGCAAGACGCGGCTGGCGCCGCTGCTGGGTGACCTGCAGGCGCTGCGCGCGCACGCCGATGTGCACATCGATGACAGTGAGGCACCGGCCGCGCTGCCGCAGCTGGCGGCCGAAGTGGAAGGCGACCTTCCGGCGGTGCGTGCTCTGACCCGGCGCGTGCCGCACGACTGGTGGGTCTACAGCTTCACCCAGCTGGCCCACGCAGATGCGGGTGTTGGCAACGATATCGAAGCGGCGGCCACCGAGTTGCCGGCACCGGCGGCCGACGAACCGGCCGGCCCGGAACTGCCGCTGGAACCGGCGCTGCCCGAACCCACCGTGGCCGCCGAAGACAGCGCGCCGATCGACCCGCGCTTCATGGGCAGTCGCTTCGGCAATGTGCTGCACGAGGCGATGGAGAACGTCGACTTCGCCGCATGGGGTGATTGGCAGCCAGGTCTGCAAGCCCCTGAGGGACAGGCCGAGGTACTGCGCAAGGCGCTGCACGACGAAGGCTATGCCGATGCCGACCTGGACGATGGCGTGGCGGTGCTGGTGCCGCTGGTGGGCCACACGCTCACCGTGCCGCTGCCCGAGGGCGGTGCGCTGCACAGCCTGGGTGAAGGCGAGCGCCGCGCGGAAATCGACTTCCATTTCGCCATCGAACCGACCACGGTGCCGGCGCTGTTGCAGGTGCTGCATGCACATGGGGTTTCCAGCACGCGTCGCGGCTTCGGGCAGCGCCGCCGCCTGGAAGGGCTGATGACCGGCATGATCGACCTGACCTACGTGCGCGACGGGCGCTGGTATGTGCTCGACTACAAATCCAACCGCCTGCCCGGCTACAGCCCGGACCTGCTGGCCATTGCCATGCGCCACAGCGAGTACGACCTGCAGGCGCTGATCTATACGGTGGCTCTACATCGCTGGCTGCGTTTCCGCCTGGGTGCGGCCTACGACTACGAGCGCGACATGGGCGGCATCCGCTATCTGTTCTGCCGCGGCCTGGATGCCGCCGGCAACGGTGTGCATGTGGACCGCTTCCCGTTGGCGCTGGTGGATGCCCTGGATGCGTTGTTCGCCGGTGGCGAACAGGCCCAGGCCGAACTGGCTGCGCGTGCCCGTGGAGCCAGTGCATGA
- a CDS encoding STAS domain-containing protein: MASNALALLEGDTLRLRGVLDRAAVIALWPQLQALPAKLARLELGEVERVDSAGLALLAELAARARTSGHPLAISGAPAGYNELSAAYRLSPDLDFNATSAAS, encoded by the coding sequence ATGGCAAGTAACGCGCTGGCGCTGCTGGAAGGCGACACCCTGCGCCTGCGCGGGGTGCTGGACCGTGCCGCGGTGATCGCGCTGTGGCCGCAACTGCAGGCACTGCCGGCGAAACTGGCACGGCTGGAGCTGGGCGAGGTCGAGCGCGTGGACAGCGCCGGCCTGGCCCTGCTGGCCGAGCTGGCCGCGCGTGCACGCACGAGCGGCCATCCGCTGGCGATCTCCGGCGCGCCGGCCGGCTACAACGAATTGAGCGCGGCCTACCGGCTGTCGCCCGACCTGGATTTCAACGCTACTTCTGCTGCGAGCTGA
- a CDS encoding MlaC/ttg2D family ABC transporter substrate-binding protein: MKMKLIPALLASSLLLATPFLAQAQASAPAAAATQGQAGKVVIDASSRILATLQQRKSEFTSNPASLRSYIDSELNRTFDRDYAARLVLGTHARGAADADIKLFANAMADNLMQRYGSTLLNIQGKPSFRLKSESPLPGNRGVRVLTELVRAGSEPTPVEYWMRNEGGQWKIFDVNIEGISYVQTFRNQFDAPLRQKGIKQVATELQSGSMQAGPAGNGK, translated from the coding sequence ATGAAGATGAAACTGATCCCGGCCCTGCTCGCCTCGTCGCTGCTGCTGGCCACCCCGTTCCTGGCCCAGGCGCAGGCCAGCGCTCCCGCCGCTGCCGCGACGCAGGGCCAGGCCGGCAAGGTGGTGATCGATGCCAGCAGCCGCATCCTGGCGACGCTGCAGCAGCGCAAGAGCGAGTTCACCAGCAACCCGGCCAGCCTGCGCAGCTACATCGACAGCGAGCTCAACCGCACCTTCGACCGCGACTATGCCGCGCGCCTGGTGCTGGGTACCCACGCACGCGGTGCCGCCGATGCGGACATCAAGCTGTTCGCCAATGCCATGGCCGACAACCTGATGCAGCGCTACGGTTCGACCCTGCTCAACATCCAGGGCAAGCCGAGCTTCCGCTTGAAGAGCGAGAGCCCGCTGCCGGGCAACCGTGGCGTGCGCGTGCTCACCGAGCTGGTGCGCGCCGGCAGCGAACCGACCCCGGTGGAGTACTGGATGCGCAATGAAGGCGGCCAGTGGAAGATCTTCGATGTGAACATCGAAGGCATCTCCTACGTGCAGACCTTCCGCAACCAGTTCGATGCTCCGCTGCGCCAGAAGGGCATCAAGCAGGTGGCCACCGAGCTGCAGAGCGGCAGCATGCAGGCCGGGCCCGCGGGCAATGGCAAGTAA
- the recC gene encoding exodeoxyribonuclease V subunit gamma encodes MSDPGSDFRLYHSNSLDVLAALLARNVRAPVPGQPLLAPEVVLIPQVAMRRWLQATLAAEFGVAANLEFLTPGEFVARALKANISGEQDDLDAAGLHWKLYQALRDPALLAQPPMRALQSYLAGGDALKPWALAGELASVFEKYQAWRRDWLLRWAAGADPADPQAILWRTITHGHDYRARRIQEYLDRFEGAGKPLPQGLPLRMSAFATLNISPDVLRVMATQARVGELHFYMPTPVQSYWGDLQTLAERLRSGAPDPFGEAAGENRLLEAWGAAGRDFMAVLGSYEVVHPAGEIAAYSDPEEDTRPTLDEGGLSDSLLHRLQRDLFHRRALPSGELRDGLRSDDPSLQVHACHTRLRELQVLHDQLRSLLQDPRFDPPLQAREIAVLAPDIDPYVPYLEAVFGGRGGEEEHIPYALADSSPLAGEPLADVFVHLLGLPVSRFGLNEVLDLLASAPLAEAAGLEAVDFDRLHGWLQQAGARWGLDAKHRHQHQAPADDAYTWQFALDRLVLGHATGSEADLAGVAPWIELEGGALDALDRLLRLLRVLAVYQRRLGELLTPAQWRQRLLSLLDALLPTAPSSPNSQRALERLRKLLNQFADDAAKAGFEDGVPPEVVRSHFAGALSEADTRAPLLTGGISFGRMVPMRLLPFRVICVLGLNDGDFPRRDPAAGLNQLTAELDTPRRRPGDRSTREDDRFLFLQLFAAAQEVFYLSYLGADPRDGSVREPSVLVSELIDAAAAYHLDPPAAVRDFTVRHALQPFSPAAFGDGDPRRFSYRRQWHPAAGRLTGQRGGLQPWFDAPLPPPLDDAVEDEVALDTLRRFLCDPAGQFLAQSLGLRLADDVEEVDDLEPLVLSSRGPEKRSVQAAVVRATLSGDSEPLYPRLRARGLLPSGPLGERQFEVEQLKTRPYASALLGWMQGEPLESRRYEVDIDGVRLHGRVADRHPEGLVRLRAGTLNGNAVIRQGLDWLLANAAGDALPLVQFHDGGDAGPGPHVLPALSAPAARAALRALLQLRQRGLREPLRFAPYTGWVLYNAPAEKQRSEGWKQWHGSDRSWGESSSDAWQLLLRGADPFATDASYAELLRNSQVVFSAVREGRTLGTEARQEGNA; translated from the coding sequence ATGAGTGACCCGGGCAGCGATTTCCGCCTCTACCATTCCAACTCCCTGGACGTGCTGGCCGCGCTGCTGGCACGCAACGTGCGTGCGCCGGTACCTGGCCAGCCGCTGCTGGCGCCGGAGGTGGTGCTGATCCCGCAGGTGGCGATGCGGCGCTGGCTGCAAGCGACACTGGCCGCGGAATTCGGCGTTGCCGCCAACCTCGAATTCCTCACCCCGGGCGAATTCGTGGCCCGCGCGCTGAAGGCCAACATCAGCGGCGAGCAGGACGACCTGGATGCAGCCGGCCTGCACTGGAAGCTGTACCAGGCACTGCGTGACCCGGCACTGCTGGCGCAGCCACCGATGCGCGCGCTGCAGTCCTATCTTGCCGGTGGCGACGCGTTGAAGCCGTGGGCGCTGGCCGGCGAGCTGGCCTCGGTGTTCGAGAAGTACCAGGCCTGGCGCCGTGACTGGCTGCTGCGCTGGGCCGCCGGTGCCGATCCGGCCGACCCGCAGGCGATCCTGTGGCGCACCATCACCCACGGCCACGACTATCGCGCGCGCCGCATCCAGGAATACCTGGACCGCTTCGAGGGCGCCGGTAAGCCGTTGCCGCAGGGCTTGCCGCTGCGCATGTCCGCGTTCGCGACGCTCAACATCTCGCCCGATGTGCTGCGGGTGATGGCCACCCAGGCACGGGTCGGCGAGCTGCACTTCTATATGCCCACCCCGGTGCAGTCGTACTGGGGCGATCTGCAGACCCTGGCCGAGCGGCTGCGCAGCGGCGCGCCTGATCCCTTCGGTGAAGCGGCCGGCGAGAACCGCCTGCTGGAAGCCTGGGGCGCGGCGGGCCGCGACTTCATGGCGGTGCTGGGCAGCTACGAGGTGGTGCACCCGGCCGGCGAGATTGCGGCCTATTCCGATCCGGAGGAGGACACCCGGCCGACCCTGGACGAAGGCGGCCTGTCCGACAGCCTGCTGCATCGCCTGCAACGCGATCTGTTCCACCGCCGCGCGCTGCCCTCGGGTGAGCTGCGCGACGGCCTGCGCAGCGACGACCCCAGCCTGCAGGTGCACGCCTGCCACACCCGCCTGCGCGAACTGCAGGTGCTGCACGACCAGCTGCGCAGCCTGCTGCAGGACCCGCGCTTCGACCCGCCGCTGCAGGCGCGCGAGATCGCGGTGCTGGCGCCGGACATCGATCCCTACGTGCCGTACCTGGAAGCGGTGTTCGGCGGCCGTGGTGGCGAGGAGGAGCACATCCCCTATGCGCTGGCCGACAGCAGCCCGCTGGCCGGTGAACCGCTGGCCGATGTGTTCGTGCACCTGCTGGGCCTGCCGGTATCGCGATTCGGGCTCAATGAAGTGCTGGACCTGCTGGCCAGTGCACCGCTGGCCGAAGCGGCCGGGCTGGAAGCGGTGGACTTCGACCGCTTGCACGGCTGGCTGCAGCAGGCCGGTGCACGCTGGGGCCTGGATGCGAAGCACCGCCACCAGCACCAGGCGCCGGCCGACGACGCCTACACCTGGCAGTTCGCACTGGACCGCCTGGTGCTCGGTCACGCCACCGGCAGCGAGGCCGACCTGGCCGGTGTCGCGCCGTGGATCGAACTGGAAGGTGGTGCACTGGACGCGCTGGACCGGCTGCTGCGCCTGTTGCGCGTGCTGGCGGTCTATCAGCGTCGCCTCGGTGAGCTGCTGACCCCGGCGCAGTGGCGGCAGCGCCTGCTGTCGCTGCTCGATGCGCTGCTGCCGACCGCGCCGAGTTCGCCCAACAGCCAGCGCGCGCTGGAGCGCCTGCGCAAGCTGCTGAACCAGTTTGCCGACGATGCCGCCAAGGCCGGTTTCGAAGACGGCGTGCCGCCGGAGGTGGTGCGTTCGCATTTTGCCGGTGCACTGTCCGAGGCCGATACGCGCGCACCGCTGCTGACCGGTGGCATCAGTTTCGGCCGCATGGTGCCGATGCGCCTGCTGCCATTCCGGGTGATCTGCGTGCTGGGCCTCAATGATGGCGATTTCCCGCGCCGTGACCCGGCGGCCGGTCTCAACCAGCTCACCGCCGAACTGGACACGCCGCGCCGCCGACCGGGCGACCGCTCCACCCGCGAGGACGACCGTTTCCTGTTCCTGCAGCTGTTCGCCGCCGCGCAGGAGGTGTTCTATCTCAGCTATCTCGGCGCCGATCCGCGCGATGGCAGCGTGCGCGAGCCGTCGGTGCTGGTCAGTGAACTGATCGATGCCGCCGCTGCGTATCACCTCGATCCGCCTGCGGCGGTCCGCGACTTCACCGTGCGCCATGCCTTGCAGCCGTTCTCGCCCGCCGCATTCGGTGATGGCGACCCGCGTCGCTTCAGCTATCGCCGCCAGTGGCATCCGGCTGCCGGCCGCCTCACCGGCCAGCGCGGCGGCCTGCAGCCGTGGTTCGACGCACCGTTGCCGCCGCCGCTCGACGATGCAGTGGAAGACGAGGTCGCGCTCGATACCCTGCGCCGTTTCCTGTGCGACCCGGCCGGGCAGTTCCTCGCGCAGTCGCTGGGCCTGCGCCTGGCCGACGATGTCGAGGAGGTCGATGACCTGGAACCGCTGGTGCTGTCATCGCGCGGCCCGGAAAAGCGCAGCGTGCAGGCGGCCGTGGTGCGCGCCACGCTCAGCGGCGATTCCGAGCCGCTGTATCCGCGACTGCGCGCGCGTGGACTGCTGCCGTCGGGTCCATTGGGCGAGCGCCAGTTCGAGGTGGAGCAGTTGAAGACGCGCCCGTATGCCAGTGCGCTGCTGGGCTGGATGCAGGGCGAACCGCTGGAAAGCCGTCGCTACGAAGTGGACATCGACGGCGTGCGCCTGCACGGCCGCGTGGCTGATCGGCATCCCGAAGGGCTGGTGCGCCTGCGGGCCGGCACGCTCAATGGCAATGCAGTGATCCGCCAGGGCCTGGACTGGCTGCTGGCCAACGCCGCCGGCGATGCGTTGCCGCTGGTGCAGTTCCACGATGGCGGTGACGCCGGTCCCGGCCCGCATGTGCTGCCAGCACTGAGCGCCCCCGCTGCACGCGCCGCGCTGCGTGCGCTGCTGCAATTGCGCCAGCGCGGCCTGCGTGAGCCGCTGCGCTTTGCCCCGTATACCGGCTGGGTGCTGTACAACGCACCGGCAGAAAAACAGCGCAGCGAAGGCTGGAAGCAGTGGCATGGCAGCGACCGCAGTTGGGGCGAATCCAGCAGCGACGCCTGGCAGCTGCTGCTGCGCGGTGCCGACCCGTTCGCCACCGATGCCAGCTATGCCGAGCTGCTGCGCAACAGCCAGGTGGTCTTCAGCGCGGTGCGCGAAGGCCGCACTCTCGGCACCGAAGCACGCCAGGAGGGCAACGCATGA
- a CDS encoding MlaE family lipid ABC transporter permease subunit: MPFVQATRSLGRAGLFSLTVLRGSLPTRDFLAELTREIYKIGARSLPIIAVGGAFVGLVLTLQGYRTLTTFGAADALSTLLGLSLYRELAPVLTALLFIGRAGSSIAAELGLMRATDQIKALELMAIDPVAKAVAPRFWAAVLTVPLLTGIFCSLAISASYFEAVHVLGLDNGVFWSALRGSVDFWDDFGVAMLKSAIFGGTAALVAAYVGFHAEPTIEGTSVATTRAVVNASLLVLMFNFVLSAMLFT; this comes from the coding sequence ATGCCGTTCGTTCAAGCCACCCGCTCGCTGGGTCGTGCCGGCCTGTTCTCGCTGACCGTGCTGCGCGGTTCGCTGCCGACCCGTGATTTCCTGGCCGAGCTGACCCGCGAGATCTACAAGATCGGTGCGCGCTCGCTGCCGATCATCGCCGTCGGCGGTGCCTTCGTCGGCCTGGTACTGACCCTGCAGGGCTACCGCACGCTGACCACGTTCGGTGCGGCCGACGCACTATCGACCCTGCTTGGCCTGTCGCTGTACCGCGAACTGGCACCGGTGCTGACCGCGCTGCTGTTCATCGGCCGCGCCGGAAGCTCGATCGCCGCCGAACTGGGCCTGATGCGCGCCACCGACCAGATCAAGGCGCTGGAGCTGATGGCCATCGACCCGGTGGCCAAGGCCGTCGCGCCACGCTTCTGGGCGGCGGTGCTGACCGTGCCGCTGCTGACCGGCATCTTCTGCTCGCTGGCAATCAGCGCCAGCTACTTCGAAGCCGTGCACGTGCTCGGCCTGGACAATGGCGTGTTCTGGTCGGCGCTGCGTGGCAGCGTGGACTTCTGGGACGACTTCGGCGTGGCGATGCTGAAGTCGGCGATCTTCGGCGGCACTGCCGCGCTGGTGGCCGCCTATGTCGGCTTCCACGCCGAACCGACCATTGAAGGCACCTCGGTCGCCACCACCCGCGCGGTGGTCAACGCCTCGCTGCTGGTGCTGATGTTCAACTTCGTGCTGTCGGCAATGTTGTTCACCTAA